atatattatatactgtatttgcagtatataatataaatacagtatatacatatattaataGTCTCTTGTTGATAATAAACTATCATTAGTGTAAATTACCCAGTGGTTTTCCCAGGACCATGTGACCACTGCTGGACCAAAGGATCGGGCGGGGTTCATACTGGCTCCAGTGTAAGGAATCTGAGGGAACAATCAAGccaataaacacatacacacatatatatggtATATAGACCACTGCTGGACCAAAGGATCGGGCGGGGTTCATACTGGCTCCAGTGTAAGGAATCTGAGGGAACAATCAAGccaataaacacatacacacatatatatggtatatatatatatatatatacatacagtatactgtgtatgtttatacagtataatatactGACCTTATGATGTGATGCAATCAATAAATAGTAGATAGAATAGAATTTGTAAGTGCTTTCCAAATGGTACAAATAAGTATTTCTCTGATTTAATGCATGAATCAGCAAAATGACATAATTTGTCATGCTTTCCCACATGCTTCATAGAGTTCATCCAACCAGTCATCTACTGAAATGCCCTCATACAGGCATGTTACCTCCTGACTGTtgcgctcctccaatgaacaaCACCCCAACACTCAGGTCAAGCTAaacttgtctgttgttccctgttggtggaacatCATGCCAGTTCCTACCAGgtcaggggcgtccctctctttaaagacctccagctcttcagagaataTTCTCCTcttagcactaccaacaactggacagtCTAAATCTGTCCACTCtagaactgtcacttgattctaaGTGAATAGTACTTAGAGGGCTGTTTTCCTTCAGGTATCTTATCTTTCTGGTGTTTTAGTGCAAGGTTTTAACAGCTGGACATGTGTACTTACAGCAAACAGGTGaccaacacacactgacaggccGATAGCCAGAGCAGATGAACCCTTCAGGTCACTACGTTTGTGGTCACAGGTAGCGAACACCGTGAAGACCAGCTGAAAGGTGATGAGGAGTTCTACAACCAGCCCGCTTCCCACAGAGATGCTTGTGTTCACCTGGAAACATAACAGCAGTGTAGAAATATATCACCAGATATTATTAGACATCGTGTTAGGATGTGTCTCTATCTGGAtatcaaacatgaaacactgaaatTAGATGACAACATTACATTGAAATAAACAGttaacagttatttaaaaagtaTAGACAAACCGTGGTGACCCCCATACCGCCCCTAACAGAGGCTGGGGTGACCCCGAGCAGAATGGCGGCCCCCACTATGGCTCCGACACACTGGGCCACCAGGTAGAAGACGGCTTTAGCGAGACTTAGCTTCCTGGTCACCACCATGGCTACTGTGACCGCTGGGTTGATGTGAGCACCACTGATGTGGCCGAAGCACTGCACCATGGTTGCGATGCTCAGGCCGAAGCAGAGCGAGATGAGCACCAGGTCAGGGGGGTGTGGGTTCTTCTCAACAGCCCCCCAGTTGATGGTTGAGCCAAGGCCGAGCATGACG
Above is a window of Larimichthys crocea isolate SSNF chromosome XVII, L_crocea_2.0, whole genome shotgun sequence DNA encoding:
- the LOC104922760 gene encoding aquaporin-4, whose product is MTESVGALERLRSYCFPCTPQCQSGLPSCCTRDKVMTAFKGIWTQEFWRCVGAEFFAMLLFVMLGLGSTINWGAVEKNPHPPDLVLISLCFGLSIATMVQCFGHISGAHINPAVTVAMVVTRKLSLAKAVFYLVAQCVGAIVGAAILLGVTPASVRGGMGVTTVNTSISVGSGLVVELLITFQLVFTVFATCDHKRSDLKGSSALAIGLSVCVGHLFAIPYTGASMNPARSFGPAVVTWSWENHWVYWVGPSLGGVLAAPLYEYLFCPDPEEKRHYTEAFIKTPFAATINRHDSVTAQEPLFTVMDVERAEMKEREVSGDVLSSV